In Natranaerobius trueperi, a single window of DNA contains:
- a CDS encoding Abi family protein, producing the protein MCNDDYKNRIKKPTTFKEQVNILRNRNLIVDDEEQAAEVLSRINYYRLSAYMLSFKTNDRFYEGVSFSDVHNLYEFDKKFRNMIISILEPIEIAFRTHIAYLIAHKYGSIGYKNQDNFRNADYHSGMLQKFQEEIERSDEIFVQHHKSAYGGVFPIWVVIELASFGLLSKIYSNLKEKDQDENSRYLL; encoded by the coding sequence ATGTGTAATGATGATTATAAAAACAGGATTAAAAAGCCAACTACTTTTAAAGAACAAGTCAATATATTAAGAAACAGAAACCTCATAGTTGACGACGAAGAGCAAGCTGCAGAAGTTCTCAGCAGAATTAATTACTATCGACTCAGTGCTTACATGCTCTCCTTTAAGACTAATGATAGGTTTTATGAAGGAGTTTCTTTTAGTGATGTTCATAACCTGTATGAATTTGACAAAAAATTTCGCAATATGATAATAAGTATATTAGAACCAATTGAAATTGCTTTTAGGACTCATATAGCATATTTAATTGCTCACAAATATGGATCTATAGGATATAAAAACCAAGATAATTTTAGAAATGCAGATTATCATAGTGGGATGCTACAAAAATTTCAAGAAGAGATAGAACGAAGCGACGAAATTTTCGTGCAACATCACAAATCTGCCTACGGGGGCGTTTTTCCTATTTGGGTGGTTATTGAATTAGCTTCTTTCGGATTGTTATCAAAAATTTACAGCAACCTTAAAGAAAAAGACCAAGACGAAAATAGCCGGTATTTACTATAA